The Meiothermus sp. region ATAGAGGCCCCATTGGCGTGAGCACCTCGAGCATAGGGCTTCCCAGCGGCTCGGGGCTTACCGGCCAGGTCTGGGCGTATTGCGAAAAACGCTCCCAGAAATACTCTGGACTGTCCTCGAGGGCCTTACGGTCTGGACGGATGGCCGTATTCATGGCATTTCATCATAAAGCCAAAAAAGGATGCGCCCTGCTCACCCCCCCATTTCCACCGAATTCTAGTCTCTGGGCGCGGGGAGCCCCAAACCTAGCCAGCGGCTCGAGAGCCTGAGCCCAATGGTTACCAAAGCCCCCAGCACCACCGCCAGGGCCGAGTAGGTGGGCACAAAGGTGTAGATGAGAAAAACCACCGCCGCGCCCCCACTCGCCGCGGAAGCATACAGGTCGCGGTTGCGGTAAAAAATGCCGGGAATCTCCCCTGCCAGCACATCGCGCAAGACCCCACCCCCCACCCCCGAAACCGTGCCCACAAACACACTACCCCAGAAGCCCAGCCCAAAAGCCAGGGCCCGCTCGGCCCCCAGCGCCGCAAACAACCCCAGCCCCAGGGTGTCAAAGTAGTAGATGGGGCGCTCGAGCCGACCCAAGCGGCGATAAAACCGCCACACCAAAAGCGCCACCAGGAACACCAACCAAAGCACCGGTTCGTTCCGCAGTGAACCTGCCGGCAGCGAGCCCACCAGCACATCCCGAATGGCCCCACCCCCAATGGCGGTTACTCCAGTCAGTACAATGATGCCCACCAGATCGAAGCGCTTTTGCACCGCCACCAGCGCCCCCGAGACCGCAAAGGCCAGCAGGCCCGTCCAGGCCAATACATCGAGCAGTTGCCAGTGTTGCATAAACCCAGGGGATTCCACCCGTTACTTCATCCGCCAATCGAGGTGCCGAAGGCTTAGGGCTCTAAAGCTTGTGGCTTGCGACCCGCAACCGTTTCTAAACCAGCGCCTACCCCTTTTCTCCCTGCTTTTCCGGGATGGGCTCGAGGTAGACCATGGCCCGGCACTGGGCATGATCGGGGGCTAGCCCCTCTGAGGTCTTGAAGGTAAGGCCCACCCGGCTTTCGGGCAGTCCGGTCAGGAAGGCCAGCTGTTGCTGAATAATTGCTCGGTGCGGCCCCAGCTTGGGCCGATCCAAAACCACCACCGCCACCATCTGAGCCAATCGGTAGCCCTTGTCCCGCACCTTTTGCAACACCAGCTCGAGAATCACCCGGCTTTCCAGGCCTTTCCATTTGGGGTCGTGGTCGGGGAAAAAGCTGCCGATATCCCCCAGTGCAAAAGCTGAAAGCAAAGCATCGGACAGCGCGTGCAGAATTACGTCGCCGTCGGAATGGGCAATGGCACCCCGCTCACTCTCGAGGTGAACCCCCCCTAGCCACAGCTCCCGCCCCTCCCCCAGGCGGTGCGAATCCTCCCCGTAGCCAATAAGCAGTGGAGCAGTCGTAGATTTCTCTGCCACGCACTTATCCTATCGCGCTCTTCACAGACGTGGCCGCCCATCCAGGCGGCCACTGTACTGTCTAGGACAAATCTTTTTTGAAGTTGCTTGACTCAAAATATGTGAAGTGCGCTCTAACTTTTTTGAGCTCAAAGCCCAATGCCGAAGGCTAAAAGCATGCTCACGCTGCCAGCCACGTGCGACTTGAGACCCGCCACATCTGGCTCAAACTGGATCCTGATCAAAGCACCAGGTTGACTAACCACTGAACCCGACCAGGGCACCCGACCCTCGACGCCAGGCCCGGGGCCCCTTTTAGAATGGGCCTATGGCGATCTACATGGTTTATGAAGACGCTTTGGCCCTGATGAAGCGCTTTACCCCTTCAGAAAGCCTGCAAAAACACATGATGGCAGTGGAGGCTGCCATGCGGGCCTATGCCCGAAAATATGGCGAGCCCGAAGAAAAATGGGCCATTACCGGTATCCTGCACGACTTCGACTACGAGCAATTCCCCGAAACCCACCCCTACAAAGGGGTTGAGATGCTGCGCGAGATGGGCTATCCCGAGGATGTCCTGGAGGCCATTCTGGGCCATGTAGACGTACCCGAACACCCCCGCCACTCCCTTATGGCCAAGGCCTTGTTTGCCGTAGACGAGCTGGTGGGCCTGATTACGGCGGCGGTCTATGTGCGGCCCGACAAGAGCATCCAGAGCCTGGAGCTGAGCAGCCTGAAAAAGAAGTTCAAGGATAGGGCGTTTGCGGCCAAGGTAGACCGTGAGGGCATCGTGCGCGGAGCCGAGGAACTGGGGGTAGATCTCGACGAGCACATGGCGTTTGTGCTGGAGGCCATGAAAGCCGATGCCAAGCGGCTAGGACTGGCGTGAACCGCTTCCCAGTAAGCCTTGGGGTAGGCTAGAGGGGTGAGCCTACTGCGCTGGGCGTTGGGAGCGCTGGCCCTCTTGGGGCTGGCCTGGGCCAAGAGCTACGCCCTCGAGCGGGTCGAACAAGACGTGTACCTGCTGGCCGATGGGCGGGTGCGGGTGGTGGATGTGCGCACCTGGCGCTTTGAGGGTGCCTTCCGCGAGGTGTTCCTGGAGATTGACCCCCGCCGGGGGGGCCAGGTGCGCTTTGAGGAAGCCAGCGCCCTCGATGATGGAAGGCCCATCCGCTACGAAGTGCAGGGCAACCGCATCAGCATTACCGCCGGCCCCCCCGACCGCTCGGGCAACCTGCCGGTGCTGGCCGAGAACCAAAACCGAATTTTCCGGGTCAGCTATACCCTCACGGGCGAGGTCACGGTCGCCAGCGATGCCGCGCTGTTTGATCGGCAGGTGTTGGAACCCGAGCACGCCGCGGTGGGTACCTACGTTTTGCGGATCCATGCCCCGCAGCCCGTGCCGGAGCGCTTCCGGGTGTTCATCTTTACCGGGCGGGGGCGCATTGGAACGCTCGAGTTCGACCCGGCCCAACAGGTCGCCACGGTGCAGGTAGCCCCCGTAAGCCAGGACGAGTTCGTGCGGGCGCGGGTGATTCTGGACGCCAGGGCCTTCAGTTTCCGCAGCCTGAACGAGCCCCGCTTCGAGCAGTGGCTCCAGGAGACCGAAGCGGAAACCCGCACCTTCCGCGAGCGCTCTCGTCGGCTAATCGAAAACCAGCGGGTGCCCGGCTGGGCCTGGGTGCTGGCCGCAGGGCCGCTGGGGTTACTTTTGGTCTTGTTCGCTTTGTTTATCCGAGCTTATCAGCGCTACGGCCAGGAGCCCCGCACCGAAGAGGTAGGCCGCTACTACCGCGAGCCCGCCGAGGAAATCCCACCGGGGATGGTGCCCTATGTGATGAGCCAGGCCGACCCGGGGCCCTCCATGCTGGGCCGGATGATCTCGGCCACCCTGCTCGATTTTGCCCGGCGGGGCTCGGTGGAGCTCATCCGCCACCAAAACCCGGGCTTGTTTGGGCTCTTTGGCGGAACCGAGACCCATTTCAAACTGGTTTCCCCACCCGAAAACGCCACCGCTCTGGAAACGGAAGTCTGGAACCTGCTGCGGGCCGCGGCGGGAAAGGACGGGGTAGTACGCCCCGACGAACTCAAGAAGTACTTCCAGCAGCACCCGAGTCTGTTAACCAGCATGAGCCGTCGCCCGAGGGCTATCTACGAGGCGGCGCATGGAAAGCTGCTCGACGCCAGGAGCGGACGGGCAGCGGCCCTCTGGGGGGGGTGGTTGGTGGGGCTGGGCTTCTTATGCTTGTTACTGTCTCTTATTCTCGGGCCCATCCTGCTGGATTATCTGGGTGGGGCCGTCTGGGTAGGGGTGCTGATGGCCAGCGGGGTACTGGCCGGCATCGGATTTATGGCGCTGGGTCTTCTGGCATTTGGAGTTCTGGCCCGCTGGGTGCCCGATAAGCTGCTCAATGCCAAACGCTGGCAGGCCTACCGCAACTTCCTGGCCGACTTCTCCCAGATGGAGTCGGCGCCCGCCGAACACTTCAAAATGTGGGACTACCACTTTATCTACGCCGCCGCTCTAGGCGTGGCCGAGCGCTACTTGCGCAACCTGCGCCAGATTGCCCAGCGGCGGCCCGACCTGATGACAGTGCCGCGCTGGATTCCAGGGCAAAACCTGGGCCAGAGCGGGCAGGTGGTAGCGTCCAACAGCGACATGCTGGAACAAATCAGCCGGATGACCGGGGGCTTGGAGCAGATTACCCGCAACCTGGAAAGCCTCGAGCGAGCCCTCAAACCCTCTTCCAGTGGCTCCGGCGGGGGTTTCGGGGGGAGCTCGAGGGGGGGTTCTTCCGGCGGCGGGGGTTCTAGCGGGGCCCGATAAGGGTTCAAAGGGGGTAAAAGATATGGAAATCCTGTTGATTCTGGTTCTGTTGGTAGTAGCCCTTTTTATCTTTTACTACAACCGCATCATCACCCTGGAAAATCGGGTCAACAACGCGCTTTCTCAAATAGATGTACAGCTCAAACGGCGCAACGACCTGATCCCCAACCTGGTCAACACCGTCAAGGGCTATGCCGCCCACGAGACCGGGGTTTTCGACCGGGTAACCCAGGCCCGCGAACGGATGCTCTCGGCCGGAAGCATCGAGGAAAAGTCGGCGGCCTCCACCCAGCTCACCCAGGCCCTGCGCAGCGTGTTTGCCATCGCCGAAGCGTACCCACAGCTCAAGGCCGATGCCAACTTCCGCGAGTTGCAGGGGCAGCTCGAGGAAACCGAAAACAAAATCGCCTACTCCCGGCAGTTCTTCAACGACACCGTGCTGGACTTCAACAACACCGTCACCACCATCCCCGGCGTATTCATCGCCCAACCCATGGGCAAACGGCCCAAGCCCTTCTTCGAAACCGACGAGGCCACCCGCCAGGTTCCCAACGTAAATTTCTAGCGCAACCCGGTCTGGTACCAGGGTGCGTCTGGAGTCTATTCGGAAGGATGCTGGCCTTTTCCTATCTTTGCAAGCAAGTGCAGGCTGCCAGGCCATCCAACTCACCCCACCGGAGGCGGGGCACCTGATCGGTTGGTGACTTCCTCACAACCATTGGGGCCATTTACAAGGGTGTCCTGGATGGAGCCAATTGTCACCGGTTAGGCTAAACTCTTGTTTGGGAGTTGGCTTTTGTGAGGCTTACTGCAAATCATTGCTTGTTGCATCCTTTCGGCGGTAGACCATGAGCGATACCGTTGTTCGTAGAACCTTGTTGGTTAGCTTGCTGTTACTGGGGGTTTTGTTGGCCACCCTCACCCGGCAGTCGGCCCCCACCTTGCCGGGCGAGTTTGCCGCCCGCACCGCCCCTTTGTTTGGCTTTTCCTTTCGCTTAGGTCAGAACGTCCGGGCCAGCCTGGCTGCTATCTTTGACCGCCGCGATCTACGGGCCGAACAGCGGCAGATGCAAGCCGAACTGCAACAACTGCGGCAGGAAAACCAACGCCTGACCCTGGAAAACCGCCGGCTTCAGGCCGCCCTACGCGTACAAGCAGTGCAGGGCTTGGGCGTGGTAGCCGTGGCACCGGTAATTGACGATGACCCCTCGGGCCTTTATCGAAGGCTCTACCTAGGGGCCGGTGCAGCCCAGGGCTTGCGGGTCGGAATGCCCGTCACCACCGCCAACGGACTGGTGGGGGTTATTACCGAGGTTACGCAAAACAATGCCGTGGTTCGCACGTTGCTCGACCCCGAATCGCGGGTGGGGGTACGGCTCGCCGGGGCCCCAGGGCGGGGTATCGCTTACGGCGCCCCCCCTCGCATGCTGCGGGTCGAGATTGCCCCCGAAGCCAGCGTCAAACCCGGCGACAAGGTGGTGTCGGGTGCTTTGCAGGGGCTCTATCCTGCCGGTATCACCGTGGGCACCGTCGAACAGGTGCTGCCCGTTTCACCGGGGGCGCTTAAAAAGGTTTTAATGGTGCGGCCTGCGGTGCAGCTCTCGCTGTTGGAGGAAGTGCAGGTGCTCAAGCCGCTATGAACACTGCCCTTCACAGAACCTGGCCCAGCGGCGACTGGGAAACTGTCGAGAAAAGCCCGAAAGGAATAGCCATGCTGCCGGTGAGCCCACTTTTCAGCACCCTCCGTGCGTACACTGCATCGACCCTTCCTCGACTATGCGGATTATTCTGATTGTAGCCCTGGCTTTTCTACTCCAGGGCTTTGTTTCTGGGCTATTGGGGGATAGTTTCACACCCCCCGATTTGATCTATCTGGCGGTCTTGCTGCTGGCGGCTACGGTATCTCCTTATGTGGGTCTGCCGCTGGCCTTTGCCCTGGGGCTGCTGCAAGACCTGCTTTCGGCGGGGTATCCGGGACTGCATGCGGTGGGGTTGTTGCTGGCGGCCTACGCCTACTACCGCCTTTCGCGGCTGGTGCACTGGGACGAGCCGGCCGGCCAGGCCGTCATTCTGGGGGGTAGCTTTGTGGCCAAGTGGCTGGGCATCCTGCTGGTGGCCTTCTGGTTGCGGCTGGGCAACTTCAACCCTCTCACCCTATGGTCGGTTATCCTGCCGGAGATGCTGCTGACCCTTCTTATAGCCCCTTTTGCCATCCGGCTTTATCAGCAGCTCTTTCCGCATAGCAAATAGGAGTGCCGCATGAACAGCCGTGTCTGGATCCTGCTGGGGCTTTTTTACCTGCTGCTGCTATTGTTTGTGGGACGGCTATGGCAGTTGCAGGTGGTGCAGTACGAGCAGTATGCCACCCGCAGCCAGGGCAACTATCTTCGTACCGAAACCTCGCTGGCCCCCCGGGGGCGCATTCTAGATCGAAACGGGCAGGTGATCGCCACCAACCGACTGGCAGTAGACTTGATTTATTCGGGCGGAGAGGTGCATTTCAAGGAGCGTATTCTGGCTTTGGCCGGCCTCGAGGAGCTGCCCAAGGTGGAGCATGAGCCGGTGGAGCTGATGGTCAACATTCCCGAGGCCCTCATCCCCACCCTGGCCGAGCTCACCGCGGGAGAACCCAACTTGAAGCTCCTGGAGCGCATCGAGCGGGTCTACCCCAACCCCATTGCGGGGCCGGTGGTTGGATACACCGCCCTGCCCAGCCAGGAACAGCTCAAAGAAGGCTACGACCCCGAGGAGTTGGTGGGTGCGGCGGGCCTCGAGGCCGCCCTGGAAGCCCAGCTCAAGGGCATCAAGGGGGTGGTGTTGGCCGAGGTGAACGCCCGGGGCCAACGGGTGCGTTTTGAAGAGCTCAAAGAACCCCAGGCCGGTACCGATGTGTACTTGACCCTTGACCTGAACCTGCAACGCGCTGCCGAACAAGCCCTCCGGGAGGGGGTGGAGGACATCAACCGAATTCGCATGCGCTACGGGCTGCCGCTGGCTACCCGGGCCAAGGGGGCCATTGTGGCCCTCGACCCGCGTAATGGCGAGGTGCTGGCCATGGCCACCGCCCCGGCCTTCGATCCCAACCTGTTTGGTCGCAGGCCCCGTCCCAACGACAAAATTCGAGATCTATTTGCCGACAAAGACCGGCCTACCCTAAACCGGGCGGTGAACGCCTATCCACCGGGCTCGACCTACAAGCTGGCGACCTCGAGCATGGCCCTGGAAAGCGGCTACGTCACCACCGATACGGCTTTTCGCTGTAGCCCTTACATTGTTTTTGGTGGCATCCGGCGCAACTGGGCCCGGGTGGATATGGGCATGATGACCGTCGAGGAAGCCATTGCCCAGAGCTGCAACACCTGGTACTACCAGGTAGCCATGCTCGATCCTATCGGTATGGTAGACAAGCTGCACAAGCGGGCGCTGGAGCTGGGGGTAGGCCGCCCCACCGGGCTGGAGATTGGCGAGCAGGCCGGCATTGTGCCCACCCTTCAGTGGAAACGGCAAAACATTCCCCGTGACCCCCGCTGGTGGCCGGGGGAGACCCTCTCGATTGCCATTGGGCAGGGCTACAACAAGGCCACCCCGGTTCAGATTGCCCGTATGCTGGCCACCATTGCTCAAAACGGCCGGCAGCCCGAGCTCCACCTGGTGCGGCAAATCGGCAAGCAGGTTATCCAAAAACCCCTCACTTCGGTTGCTGGGCAGCACTGGAAAGAACTGCAAGACGGGCTGCGCAAAACCGTTACCTGGGGCACCGCCAAGCATGTGTTGGGCAACTTTCCGGTTGCTACTGCCGGCAAGACCGGCACCGCCCAGAACGAAACCCTCACCCCGGGCCTCGAGCACGCCTGGTACATGGGCTACGGGCCGGTAGACCCCGCCGATCCTCGCCCCCCGTTGGTGGTGGTGGCCTTCTTCGAGAACGGCGGCGAGGGCAGTGGGGTAGCCCTCCCCGCTGCCCGTAAGGTTATGGCCGCGTACTGGAAAGTGGGGCCGGACTTCGCGGCCCGCTAGAGCGCTCTTCTATTATGAGCCATTCGACTTCGAGTAAGCTTTGTCCTGGGCAGAACAGTGGCCGCCTGGAAACTCGAAAACATGCGTCTGGGCCCAGACGCATTCTCGTTTTCGTGGGCGGCCATATCTGTAAAGAGCGCGATAGGCTGGGCCAGGCCCAACCGGGCCAGTACTAGGGCGGCCACCCGCTCACCCCCCATGGCCACTGCCGGCACCGACTGCCCGGGAAAGATGGTCTCCCCCACCCGCCACAGGTTGGGGAAGGGGGTTCGGGGGCTGGGGGTGCGCAGGGGGTGCACCTGCGGATACCCGCCCACCCAGCCATCCTGCCGCCGGGTGTAGAAGTGGTAGGTGTGGGGGGTTGCGCCCAACACCAGCACCGCGGACTCCCGGAAGCCCGGCAAAAGGCGCTCTACCTGGCGCTCGAGCCGCTCTTGCCAGGCTTTTTTTTGGGCCCGGTAGGCCTCTTTGGATAGGCCCTGCCACTCCGAGAGCCGGGTATGCACTGAGGCCGACAAGACCCGTAAACCCGCCGGGCCACGCAAGCGATCGCCGGCATCGGCCAGGCTCACAAAAGTCCACTCGCCTTCCCCCGCCCACTGCCGGTAGGGGGCGCCTGGTGGAACCACGTCCTCGGGCACCACGGCATAGAGCATGAAGGCGCCCCAAGCATCGGCGGGTGGGGCCTGCCGGGGGCCATCCGGCACGAGCGCAGCCAGATCACCGGGGGTCAGGTTGGCGATGAAGAGGTCGGCCTCTAGCACCTCGCGCTCGCCCCGCCGACGCCCGCCCAACGCCACCTCCACCGCCTCCACCCGCCCGTTGCGAAGCTGTAGCCGCTCCACCCGGTGGCGGTAGAGCACCCGGCCCCCGTACTGCGTCACGGCCTGGGCCAGGGTCTCGGGCACCGCCCCCATCCCCCCCTGGGGCAGGGCCGGGCCCCGGTGGGGCAGATCTAAAGCTGCTGCCCCAAACAGGGCGTAGGTGTGGCGGCTATCGGTTTGCGAGGCAATCAGAAGCTGGGCGTCCAGAAAGCGCCGGAACATGGGATTGGCAGGCGCATGGGCTGCCGTACGGCGCAGCAAATCGGCCAGTAGGCCGGGCAGATCGGCCAGATGGGCCAGGGCCCAGGGCAGTCCTTTTTGCACCAACTGCCGCAATTCCTGCGTATCGGCGGGCGGGAACGGCAGACCCTGGGCCAGCTTCCAAAGTGCAAGAGCCCGCTTTTCTTGCCAGCACCAGAACCTTTGCACGGCGGGGCCAAAAGCCTCGAGCTGCACTTGTAGTTCGTAGCCCCGGCCCACCGGACGCGGTACTACCCGGCCATCGGGCAGCCAGACTTCCATCAGGGGCTCACCCTGGGCTAGTTTGCGCACCGGAAAGCAAACCCCCAAACGGCGCTCGAGCCGGGTAAAAACCCCCTCTTCATCGAAACCGGCCAGCAAAGTAGCCCCCGCGTCGAAGCGAAAGCCCTGATGCCAGAAGGTGCCCGCCGAGCCGCCGGGGTAGGTATGGTGCTCGAGCACGGTGACCTCGAGGCCCGCCTGGGCCAGCAGCGCGGCGGTGGTGAGCCCCCCCACCCCTGCGCCGATCACCACCACTCTCATCGAGCTTTATTTTGCAGTTCTTAGCGTTTAGAGACTTACGGGATGGTTACAGTCTCGAGCAGGTCTTGGATGGAGACACACCTTGAGGCCGAAGCTACACGCCGAGAGGCGCGATTGCGACCCCCGGAAATAATTGCTCGAACTCGCAGTACCTTGTGATGCGTGTTTTTAGGGGCATTCCCCCAATTCACAGCTCAAGACCCAAAGCTTTCAGCTTTGATCCAATCAAAAGCGTGCATTCGGACATTCACCTGGCAGAGCGCAAAACTCACCGCTTGAGTTCCCGCACGTAGGCCAGCACCGTATCGGCATCGCGGAAAGGATTTACACTCCGCCAAATGCGCTCGATACGGCCCTGGGGGTTCACCAGGACGGTATCGCGGTTGTAAAAGCCAAATACCCCGCCCACCTTGAACAACCGGGCCAGGGTACCATCTTTATCCGGCAACATGGCCCCTTTGAGGGCCATCTGCTCGATGAAGGCGCACTGCTCGGCGGCGGGATCGGCGCTCACCCCATAAATTTCAACCCCAAGCTTGGCAAACTCGCCGTGTAGTTCGGCATAGCGCTTGCCCTGGGCGGTGCAGCCGGGCGAGC contains the following coding sequences:
- a CDS encoding trimeric intracellular cation channel family protein, translated to MQHWQLLDVLAWTGLLAFAVSGALVAVQKRFDLVGIIVLTGVTAIGGGAIRDVLVGSLPAGSLRNEPVLWLVFLVALLVWRFYRRLGRLERPIYYFDTLGLGLFAALGAERALAFGLGFWGSVFVGTVSGVGGGVLRDVLAGEIPGIFYRNRDLYASAASGGAAVVFLIYTFVPTYSALAVVLGALVTIGLRLSSRWLGLGLPAPRD
- the ispF gene encoding 2-C-methyl-D-erythritol 2,4-cyclodiphosphate synthase yields the protein MLIGYGEDSHRLGEGRELWLGGVHLESERGAIAHSDGDVILHALSDALLSAFALGDIGSFFPDHDPKWKGLESRVILELVLQKVRDKGYRLAQMVAVVVLDRPKLGPHRAIIQQQLAFLTGLPESRVGLTFKTSEGLAPDHAQCRAMVYLEPIPEKQGEKG
- a CDS encoding HD domain-containing protein, whose translation is MAIYMVYEDALALMKRFTPSESLQKHMMAVEAAMRAYARKYGEPEEKWAITGILHDFDYEQFPETHPYKGVEMLREMGYPEDVLEAILGHVDVPEHPRHSLMAKALFAVDELVGLITAAVYVRPDKSIQSLELSSLKKKFKDRAFAAKVDREGIVRGAEELGVDLDEHMAFVLEAMKADAKRLGLA
- a CDS encoding DUF2207 domain-containing protein: MSLLRWALGALALLGLAWAKSYALERVEQDVYLLADGRVRVVDVRTWRFEGAFREVFLEIDPRRGGQVRFEEASALDDGRPIRYEVQGNRISITAGPPDRSGNLPVLAENQNRIFRVSYTLTGEVTVASDAALFDRQVLEPEHAAVGTYVLRIHAPQPVPERFRVFIFTGRGRIGTLEFDPAQQVATVQVAPVSQDEFVRARVILDARAFSFRSLNEPRFEQWLQETEAETRTFRERSRRLIENQRVPGWAWVLAAGPLGLLLVLFALFIRAYQRYGQEPRTEEVGRYYREPAEEIPPGMVPYVMSQADPGPSMLGRMISATLLDFARRGSVELIRHQNPGLFGLFGGTETHFKLVSPPENATALETEVWNLLRAAAGKDGVVRPDELKKYFQQHPSLLTSMSRRPRAIYEAAHGKLLDARSGRAAALWGGWLVGLGFLCLLLSLILGPILLDYLGGAVWVGVLMASGVLAGIGFMALGLLAFGVLARWVPDKLLNAKRWQAYRNFLADFSQMESAPAEHFKMWDYHFIYAAALGVAERYLRNLRQIAQRRPDLMTVPRWIPGQNLGQSGQVVASNSDMLEQISRMTGGLEQITRNLESLERALKPSSSGSGGGFGGSSRGGSSGGGGSSGAR
- a CDS encoding LemA family protein — translated: MEILLILVLLVVALFIFYYNRIITLENRVNNALSQIDVQLKRRNDLIPNLVNTVKGYAAHETGVFDRVTQARERMLSAGSIEEKSAASTQLTQALRSVFAIAEAYPQLKADANFRELQGQLEETENKIAYSRQFFNDTVLDFNNTVTTIPGVFIAQPMGKRPKPFFETDEATRQVPNVNF
- the mreC gene encoding rod shape-determining protein MreC; the encoded protein is MSDTVVRRTLLVSLLLLGVLLATLTRQSAPTLPGEFAARTAPLFGFSFRLGQNVRASLAAIFDRRDLRAEQRQMQAELQQLRQENQRLTLENRRLQAALRVQAVQGLGVVAVAPVIDDDPSGLYRRLYLGAGAAQGLRVGMPVTTANGLVGVITEVTQNNAVVRTLLDPESRVGVRLAGAPGRGIAYGAPPRMLRVEIAPEASVKPGDKVVSGALQGLYPAGITVGTVEQVLPVSPGALKKVLMVRPAVQLSLLEEVQVLKPL
- the mreD gene encoding rod shape-determining protein MreD, which translates into the protein MRIILIVALAFLLQGFVSGLLGDSFTPPDLIYLAVLLLAATVSPYVGLPLAFALGLLQDLLSAGYPGLHAVGLLLAAYAYYRLSRLVHWDEPAGQAVILGGSFVAKWLGILLVAFWLRLGNFNPLTLWSVILPEMLLTLLIAPFAIRLYQQLFPHSK
- a CDS encoding penicillin-binding transpeptidase domain-containing protein, coding for MNSRVWILLGLFYLLLLLFVGRLWQLQVVQYEQYATRSQGNYLRTETSLAPRGRILDRNGQVIATNRLAVDLIYSGGEVHFKERILALAGLEELPKVEHEPVELMVNIPEALIPTLAELTAGEPNLKLLERIERVYPNPIAGPVVGYTALPSQEQLKEGYDPEELVGAAGLEAALEAQLKGIKGVVLAEVNARGQRVRFEELKEPQAGTDVYLTLDLNLQRAAEQALREGVEDINRIRMRYGLPLATRAKGAIVALDPRNGEVLAMATAPAFDPNLFGRRPRPNDKIRDLFADKDRPTLNRAVNAYPPGSTYKLATSSMALESGYVTTDTAFRCSPYIVFGGIRRNWARVDMGMMTVEEAIAQSCNTWYYQVAMLDPIGMVDKLHKRALELGVGRPTGLEIGEQAGIVPTLQWKRQNIPRDPRWWPGETLSIAIGQGYNKATPVQIARMLATIAQNGRQPELHLVRQIGKQVIQKPLTSVAGQHWKELQDGLRKTVTWGTAKHVLGNFPVATAGKTGTAQNETLTPGLEHAWYMGYGPVDPADPRPPLVVVAFFENGGEGSGVALPAARKVMAAYWKVGPDFAAR
- a CDS encoding NAD(P)/FAD-dependent oxidoreductase — protein: MRVVVIGAGVGGLTTAALLAQAGLEVTVLEHHTYPGGSAGTFWHQGFRFDAGATLLAGFDEEGVFTRLERRLGVCFPVRKLAQGEPLMEVWLPDGRVVPRPVGRGYELQVQLEAFGPAVQRFWCWQEKRALALWKLAQGLPFPPADTQELRQLVQKGLPWALAHLADLPGLLADLLRRTAAHAPANPMFRRFLDAQLLIASQTDSRHTYALFGAAALDLPHRGPALPQGGMGAVPETLAQAVTQYGGRVLYRHRVERLQLRNGRVEAVEVALGGRRRGEREVLEADLFIANLTPGDLAALVPDGPRQAPPADAWGAFMLYAVVPEDVVPPGAPYRQWAGEGEWTFVSLADAGDRLRGPAGLRVLSASVHTRLSEWQGLSKEAYRAQKKAWQERLERQVERLLPGFRESAVLVLGATPHTYHFYTRRQDGWVGGYPQVHPLRTPSPRTPFPNLWRVGETIFPGQSVPAVAMGGERVAALVLARLGLAQPIALFTDMAAHENENASGPRRMFSSFQAATVLPRTKLTRSRMAHNRRAL
- a CDS encoding peroxiredoxin, which gives rise to MKRLWFLLLLLAPVLALAPGDPVVLPKVQDSYGKPVDLAATARQGKYLLFWFYPKASSPGCTAQGKRYAELHGEFAKLGVEIYGVSADPAAEQCAFIEQMALKGAMLPDKDGTLARLFKVGGVFGFYNRDTVLVNPQGRIERIWRSVNPFRDADTVLAYVRELKR